Proteins found in one Saccharopolyspora phatthalungensis genomic segment:
- a CDS encoding glycosyltransferase — translation MARRTALMVHPSAELYGSDRIFRESVIALTATGWRVVVALPAEGPLADQLREQGAEVVLCPTPVLRKAALRPAGFLRLLLDGLKALSPMVRLLRRTRPDVVYINTVTVPLWLPLARLTRRAVIAHVHEAEDSAPRPIRAALAAPLLCATVVVANSEATARVITRPLPLLRRRIRLVYNGVAGPDHPAQRGRERPDPVRIVLVGRLSPRKGTDLAVRAVARLRADGHDVVLDLLGSAFTGYEWYERQLDDLIRRHGLTEVVGVRGFRTDVWDAFRNADIALVPSRFEPFGNTSVEAQLAGTPVIVTDVQGLPETVAGGRYGRIVPADDPDALAEAIRDCLADWPGTLDTAAHAVEHARKAFSPQRYRDDIAGLAADIIRRR, via the coding sequence TTGGCCCGCCGAACCGCGCTGATGGTCCATCCCTCGGCCGAGCTTTACGGATCCGACCGAATATTTCGGGAATCGGTCATCGCGCTGACCGCTACGGGCTGGCGGGTGGTGGTAGCGCTGCCTGCGGAAGGGCCACTCGCCGACCAACTTCGCGAGCAGGGCGCGGAGGTGGTCTTGTGCCCGACCCCGGTCCTGCGGAAGGCCGCGCTGCGGCCCGCCGGTTTCCTGCGGCTACTGCTCGATGGCCTGAAAGCATTGTCGCCGATGGTGCGTCTGCTGCGACGCACGCGCCCTGACGTGGTGTACATCAACACCGTGACCGTGCCCTTGTGGCTGCCGCTCGCTCGGCTGACCCGACGAGCGGTCATCGCCCACGTGCACGAAGCGGAGGACAGCGCGCCGCGGCCGATCAGAGCCGCGCTCGCCGCTCCCCTGCTGTGCGCCACAGTGGTCGTCGCGAACAGCGAGGCCACGGCCCGCGTCATCACGCGACCACTTCCCTTGCTGCGCCGTCGAATCCGGCTGGTCTACAACGGCGTTGCCGGGCCCGACCATCCAGCGCAGCGCGGCCGCGAGCGCCCCGATCCGGTCCGGATCGTGCTCGTCGGCCGGCTGTCGCCGAGGAAGGGCACCGATCTCGCGGTGCGTGCGGTCGCCCGCTTGCGCGCCGACGGCCACGACGTCGTCCTCGATCTGCTGGGCTCGGCGTTCACCGGCTACGAGTGGTATGAGCGGCAGCTCGACGATCTGATCCGACGCCACGGCCTGACCGAGGTGGTCGGCGTCCGCGGTTTCCGGACGGATGTTTGGGATGCGTTCCGAAACGCCGACATCGCCCTGGTGCCGTCCCGGTTCGAGCCGTTCGGCAACACCTCAGTGGAGGCGCAGCTGGCCGGAACTCCGGTAATCGTGACCGATGTGCAGGGCCTGCCCGAGACCGTCGCGGGGGGCCGGTACGGCCGGATCGTGCCCGCAGACGATCCCGACGCGCTCGCCGAAGCGATCAGAGATTGCCTGGCCGACTGGCCGGGAACTCTCGACACCGCGGCACATGCCGTCGAACACGCCCGAAAAGCCTTTTCCCCGCAACGCTATCGCGACGACATCGCGGGGCTCGCGGCCGACATCATCCGCCGGAGATAG
- a CDS encoding sugar transferase yields the protein MPEPMRAPMSLPDRVGAAGCVRAPRLPEPAHSTPPHPKVPATTWERRYRLAVIVSDAIATAVASAVGAIWVAMLDIVVPPPIVLAVFTAVAVLWALFGSWNLRVLGQGHEEYRRLGRGIFSAGVVIAVAGLAVPPLDVRPWVFGVLPALALLMLAQRYLLRRYLHSARSGGRCLLPVIAAGSAQTLGDLIVRTRQQPHVGWQVQALCIRPAAGEGRISEVDGVPVIGDVDELADHVRRGGYRVVAITADPYWTPRRLQELAWKIENTSAEMVVAPVLMEVAGPRLHVSSVLGMPMLKVSEPSFTGGRRIVKALADWVSALGLLVLIAPVMLVISLAVKLADGGPVIYRQRRSGRNGNTFTMLKFRTMVVGAEAMRAALGSANDAAGPMFKLHRDPRVTKVGALLRRYSLDELPQLLNVLAGHMSLVGPRPPLPEETATYDFEVKRRLLVKPGLTGLWQVSGRSDLSWAESVRLDLRYVENWSLALDAVILWKTVRAVLTKQGAY from the coding sequence ATGCCGGAGCCGATGCGCGCGCCAATGTCGTTGCCGGACAGGGTAGGGGCGGCCGGATGCGTCCGGGCTCCGCGGTTGCCCGAACCCGCGCACTCGACTCCGCCACATCCGAAAGTGCCCGCGACTACGTGGGAGCGGCGGTACCGGTTGGCGGTGATCGTCAGCGACGCGATCGCAACGGCCGTTGCCTCGGCCGTAGGGGCGATCTGGGTGGCGATGCTCGACATCGTGGTGCCTCCGCCGATCGTGTTGGCGGTATTCACCGCCGTGGCGGTGTTGTGGGCACTGTTCGGTTCCTGGAACCTTCGCGTGCTCGGTCAGGGCCACGAGGAGTACCGCCGCCTGGGACGCGGGATTTTCTCGGCCGGGGTCGTCATCGCGGTCGCCGGGCTCGCGGTACCGCCATTGGACGTGCGGCCGTGGGTTTTCGGTGTGTTACCCGCGCTGGCGCTGCTGATGCTTGCCCAGCGCTATCTGCTGCGCCGTTATCTGCACAGCGCCCGCAGCGGCGGCAGGTGCCTGCTTCCGGTGATCGCCGCGGGTAGTGCGCAGACGCTTGGCGACCTGATCGTTCGGACTCGCCAGCAGCCACACGTCGGCTGGCAGGTCCAAGCGCTATGCATCCGGCCCGCGGCGGGTGAGGGGCGGATCAGCGAGGTGGACGGCGTTCCGGTGATCGGAGACGTCGACGAGCTCGCCGACCACGTTCGGCGCGGCGGCTACCGCGTGGTCGCCATCACCGCGGATCCATACTGGACGCCACGCCGTTTGCAGGAGCTGGCGTGGAAGATCGAGAACACCTCCGCCGAAATGGTCGTCGCGCCGGTGCTGATGGAGGTGGCAGGCCCCCGACTGCACGTCTCCTCGGTGCTGGGGATGCCGATGCTGAAGGTGAGCGAACCCTCGTTCACCGGCGGCCGGCGCATCGTCAAGGCGCTCGCCGACTGGGTGAGCGCGTTAGGCCTGCTGGTCCTGATCGCGCCGGTGATGTTGGTGATCAGCCTTGCGGTCAAACTGGCCGACGGCGGCCCGGTGATCTACCGGCAGCGAAGATCGGGCCGCAACGGCAACACGTTCACGATGCTGAAGTTCCGCACGATGGTGGTGGGTGCCGAGGCGATGCGAGCCGCGCTGGGGTCTGCCAACGATGCGGCGGGGCCGATGTTCAAGCTGCATCGCGATCCGCGAGTGACGAAGGTCGGTGCCCTGCTGCGCCGGTACTCGCTCGACGAGCTGCCGCAGCTGCTCAACGTGCTCGCCGGGCACATGTCGCTGGTCGGTCCGCGGCCGCCGCTGCCGGAGGAGACCGCGACCTACGACTTCGAGGTCAAGCGCCGCCTGCTGGTCAAGCCGGGACTCACCGGGCTGTGGCAGGTCAGTGGGCGCAGCGACCTGTCCTGGGCGGAAAGCGTCCGGCTCGACCTGCGGTACGTGGAGAACTGGTCGCTGGCGCTGGACGCGGTCATCCTCTGGAAGACCGTGCGAGCAGTGCTGACCAAACAAGGCGCGTACTAG
- a CDS encoding DUF2505 domain-containing protein, with the protein MTRGIEYRSTYEWAAARVFAALIDPGYLAERLRVLGGDNELIEHTATERGARYRIRQGVRAEVLPSLARKVIGGDLTINRSEEWRREADGGYTGEVTAGATVMPRSIAASQWLRDLPSEGGPAVCEFVVEGSVQVNIPLLGGKLEDLFVGEVRGLLESEHQFTVDWLSRQQ; encoded by the coding sequence ATGACGCGTGGTATCGAATACCGGAGCACCTACGAGTGGGCCGCCGCCCGGGTGTTCGCCGCACTGATCGACCCCGGCTACCTGGCGGAGCGGCTTCGTGTGCTCGGCGGTGACAACGAATTGATCGAACACACGGCGACCGAGCGCGGCGCGCGGTACCGGATCAGACAGGGCGTTCGCGCCGAGGTCCTCCCGTCACTGGCGCGCAAGGTCATTGGCGGGGACCTGACGATCAACCGCAGCGAGGAGTGGCGCCGTGAGGCCGACGGCGGCTACACGGGTGAAGTGACAGCGGGTGCCACGGTGATGCCCCGCTCGATCGCGGCCTCGCAGTGGTTGCGGGACTTGCCGTCGGAGGGGGGACCGGCGGTGTGCGAGTTCGTCGTCGAGGGCAGCGTGCAGGTGAACATCCCGTTGCTCGGGGGCAAGCTGGAAGACCTCTTCGTCGGTGAGGTGCGCGGCTTGCTGGAAAGCGAGCACCAGTTCACCGTTGACTGGCTGTCCCGGCAGCAATGA